A single region of the Biomaibacter acetigenes genome encodes:
- a CDS encoding peptidoglycan DD-metalloendopeptidase family protein — MKKKKEKAFTLMIVPHSGKSTLSISIPIIILKILGGLFAGIVAAVTIFAVNLSISYKEIKASNQDLTVKVRDYNKLQQQLDYFVKKTQTLEEKMQSLEKLDNDLRSLLKNDPALKKNIDAKQVADNERNYMLASRGGIDREKAMQDLQILESKLPQQEESLKELKNAVIQRNQRLASTPSIWPVDGRITSDFGYRRSPFGFRREFHDGLDIAAPYGTSIRAAADGMVVFVGYKHGYGNMVTISHGYGFETSYGHTSKILVKRGQKVKKGQIIAKVGNTGRSTGPHVHYIVSVNGTLKNPANYLQ, encoded by the coding sequence GTGAAAAAAAAGAAAGAAAAAGCCTTTACTTTAATGATCGTACCTCATTCCGGCAAATCCACTCTTTCTATTTCCATTCCAATCATCATTCTCAAGATTTTAGGGGGGCTATTTGCGGGGATCGTGGCGGCTGTTACAATATTTGCGGTGAATTTGTCCATTTCCTATAAAGAGATAAAAGCCAGCAACCAGGATCTCACGGTTAAGGTGAGGGATTATAACAAATTGCAGCAGCAGCTGGATTATTTTGTTAAAAAGACTCAAACCCTTGAAGAAAAGATGCAGAGTCTTGAAAAATTGGACAATGACCTCAGAAGTCTCCTGAAAAATGATCCTGCCTTAAAAAAAAACATTGACGCAAAGCAAGTGGCCGATAATGAAAGGAATTACATGCTGGCTTCTAGAGGCGGCATAGACCGGGAAAAAGCCATGCAGGACCTGCAGATTCTGGAATCCAAGCTGCCTCAGCAGGAGGAAAGCCTGAAAGAATTGAAAAATGCGGTGATACAGAGAAACCAGCGCCTGGCTTCTACTCCATCCATATGGCCCGTAGACGGCAGGATAACTTCGGATTTCGGCTACAGGAGATCACCCTTTGGTTTCCGGAGGGAATTCCACGACGGACTGGATATTGCGGCTCCTTACGGTACATCCATACGCGCTGCGGCTGATGGAATGGTAGTCTTTGTTGGTTACAAGCATGGGTACGGCAACATGGTCACCATAAGCCATGGCTATGGTTTTGAAACATCCTATGGTCACACCTCGAAAATCCTTGTGAAAAGAGGTCAGAAGGTTAAGAAGGGTCAGATAATCGCTAAAGTGGGGAATACCGGCCGAAGCACAGGACCTCATGTCCACTATATAGTCAGTGTAAATGGAACGCTTAAGAACCCAGCCAATTATTTACAATGA
- a CDS encoding DUF554 domain-containing protein produces MLGTIVNAAAIIAGTILGNFLKGGFPENVKSTIMQGLSITVMLIGLSMALKSRNILVVTLSIVIGAILGEVLQIENRLNRFGQSLEKRFGDGDGDFTRAFVSASLIYCVGAMAIMGSIESGLTGNHTTLFIKSILDGVSAVVFSSSMGIGVAFSALPVFLYQGGITLAAAYVKAFLTDAIIKEMTATGGLLIFAIGINMLGIDVNIKVGNLLPAIFVAIFLTMAFSHLPV; encoded by the coding sequence ATGCTGGGAACCATAGTAAATGCTGCCGCCATTATCGCGGGAACTATTCTCGGCAACTTTCTGAAGGGCGGTTTTCCCGAGAACGTAAAGAGCACCATCATGCAGGGATTGAGCATAACCGTCATGCTCATCGGCCTTTCCATGGCTTTGAAAAGCCGGAACATCCTGGTGGTGACCTTGAGCATTGTCATCGGAGCAATACTCGGAGAGGTCTTACAGATAGAAAACCGCCTTAACCGGTTCGGCCAGAGCCTGGAAAAAAGATTCGGGGACGGCGATGGGGATTTTACCAGGGCTTTTGTGTCCGCCAGTCTCATATACTGCGTGGGAGCCATGGCCATCATGGGCTCCATAGAAAGCGGCCTTACGGGAAATCATACCACTCTTTTTATAAAATCCATCCTTGACGGTGTTTCGGCGGTGGTTTTTTCCTCCAGTATGGGTATTGGAGTGGCCTTTTCAGCACTGCCGGTGTTTTTATACCAGGGGGGTATAACCCTTGCGGCTGCCTATGTGAAAGCCTTTCTCACCGATGCCATTATAAAGGAGATGACTGCCACCGGAGGGCTTTTGATTTTTGCCATAGGCATCAATATGCTGGGGATAGACGTCAACATAAAAGTGGGCAATCTTCTGCCCGCCATTTTTGTAGCCATTTTTTTGACCATGGCGTTTTCTCATTTACCGGTGTAA
- a CDS encoding DUF4446 family protein: protein MAVSDYIAIINDFLSVNLDKVLLALTAVSLFTLVVFIFVNIKLSAVTRRYNQLMSGMEGKNLEELLMSHIADVGKVKDDMDRLKDKMQELEKEGKLAIKKIYMKRYNAFPDIGSDLSFSVIFLNDHNTGVLITSIYARDENRIYLKPIVNGSCDYSLSPEEKEIVSRAISG, encoded by the coding sequence ATGGCTGTATCGGATTACATTGCAATCATAAACGACTTTTTATCTGTAAATCTTGATAAAGTTCTGCTGGCGCTCACGGCGGTTTCCCTTTTTACCCTGGTTGTTTTCATATTCGTCAATATAAAATTATCTGCCGTTACCCGGAGATACAACCAGCTCATGAGCGGTATGGAAGGTAAAAATCTGGAGGAATTGCTCATGAGCCATATAGCGGATGTCGGGAAAGTGAAAGACGATATGGACCGTCTAAAAGACAAAATGCAGGAGCTTGAAAAAGAGGGTAAACTGGCTATTAAAAAAATTTATATGAAACGATACAATGCTTTCCCGGATATAGGTAGTGATTTAAGCTTTTCGGTGATTTTTTTAAATGACCACAACACCGGGGTGCTTATTACCAGCATTTACGCCAGGGATGAGAACCGAATCTACCTCAAGCCCATAGTCAACGGCAGTTGCGATTATTCTCTTTCTCCCGAAGAAAAAGAAATTGTCTCCAGGGCCATAAGTGGATAA
- a CDS encoding YkuS family protein, translating into MKRTVAVDDSLSPIKRTLEREGYGVTRMGDVKADAVIVNGIDDNFMGMEDMIQNIPVINAQGKTAEQILEELKAKL; encoded by the coding sequence ATGAAAAGAACCGTAGCAGTGGATGATTCTCTTTCTCCAATAAAAAGGACCCTGGAGCGGGAGGGTTATGGTGTGACCCGCATGGGCGATGTAAAGGCCGATGCCGTCATCGTCAACGGCATTGATGATAATTTCATGGGGATGGAAGATATGATACAGAACATACCCGTCATCAATGCCCAGGGCAAAACAGCAGAACAGATTTTAGAAGAATTGAAAGCCAAACTATAA
- a CDS encoding YkuS family protein, translated as MTRVIALEDGLEDIGEYLRSRGYITVSWREPNMVVDAVVYTGRKLEDIYTTTYNRVIDPLSGDTNEEFPYGVLLVNAQDRTPEEVYEIIKNRVYEHFI; from the coding sequence ATGACCCGGGTCATTGCCCTGGAAGATGGCCTGGAGGATATAGGTGAGTATTTGAGAAGCAGGGGATATATAACGGTATCATGGAGAGAACCCAATATGGTGGTGGATGCCGTGGTATATACCGGAAGAAAGCTGGAAGATATTTATACTACCACTTACAACAGAGTGATAGACCCACTGTCGGGAGATACCAATGAGGAATTTCCGTACGGGGTTCTTCTGGTAAATGCCCAGGATAGGACTCCGGAAGAAGTGTATGAAATCATAAAAAACCGGGTTTACGAGCATTTTATTTAA
- a CDS encoding YkvI family membrane protein: MSLRDWVDLGFIYAGTLIGAGFASGQEIMRFFTVYGKMGLAGIVITCILFFFLGSFILSLAIRHQSVSIRDILLPFSGKKLMLLFELISDLFLLGGYYIMLSGCGAVLWEGMKIPYLPAVIFLCIGCVLWLKNGVNGLAGFNRVMVPVMVILTFLIGYHGLEGFKDMASLMEMVPSAGKGWLFSALVYVSFNMTSGCVVLSSLGTYTKKPGVVYGASFIASVTLFVMATLLYLMTSAYFRELSGVEIPLMHIASTLNMSLYWASVIILLCAMLTTALSFGFAFAQSVSRKFRISFDHALLGLFLGVPFTSWGFSNLIGFIYPLFGIVGIFFAFLLLCRRFFSFKIE, from the coding sequence ATGAGTCTCAGGGATTGGGTCGATCTTGGATTTATCTATGCAGGCACCCTCATAGGAGCGGGGTTTGCTTCGGGGCAGGAAATAATGCGCTTTTTTACAGTTTACGGTAAAATGGGGCTGGCAGGCATTGTAATAACATGTATCTTGTTCTTTTTTCTGGGTAGCTTTATCCTCAGCCTTGCCATAAGACACCAGTCAGTTTCCATAAGGGATATACTGCTGCCCTTCTCCGGAAAAAAACTTATGCTGCTTTTTGAGCTTATATCGGACTTGTTTTTGCTGGGAGGCTATTACATAATGCTTTCAGGATGCGGAGCTGTGCTGTGGGAGGGCATGAAAATCCCTTACCTGCCAGCCGTTATTTTTCTTTGTATAGGCTGTGTGCTCTGGCTTAAGAACGGCGTAAACGGGTTGGCGGGGTTTAACAGGGTTATGGTACCGGTGATGGTAATCCTGACTTTTTTAATAGGTTACCACGGCCTGGAAGGTTTCAAGGACATGGCTTCTTTGATGGAAATGGTTCCGTCGGCCGGGAAGGGATGGCTTTTTTCCGCGCTGGTTTATGTAAGCTTCAACATGACATCCGGATGTGTAGTGCTTTCATCTCTGGGGACTTACACCAAAAAGCCCGGAGTAGTCTACGGGGCCAGTTTCATAGCATCTGTGACGCTGTTTGTCATGGCGACCCTGTTATATTTGATGACCTCGGCCTATTTCCGGGAGCTTTCGGGTGTGGAGATACCCCTCATGCACATCGCTTCAACTCTAAATATGAGCTTGTACTGGGCTTCCGTTATCATCCTGCTCTGTGCCATGCTGACTACAGCTCTTTCCTTTGGTTTTGCCTTTGCCCAAAGCGTATCCCGCAAATTCAGGATAAGTTTTGATCACGCCCTGCTCGGCCTCTTTCTGGGAGTGCCCTTTACCAGCTGGGGGTTTTCCAACCTGATAGGTTTCATCTACCCCTTATTCGGAATTGTCGGCATTTTTTTTGCATTTTTACTTTTATGCAGGAGGTTTTTTAGTTTTAAGATAGAATGA
- the yyaC gene encoding spore protease YyaC, which produces MLLENPLIKPRDFRVHIDAPYAREIFSEYFFRMLSETHASSPVIILCIGTDRSTGDSLGPLVGEMLKKSCSHARVLGTLSEPVHAGNLAKVLDEINEKYPDPFIIAIDASLGRSENVGTIKLARGSIKPGAGVNKDLPPVGNFHITGIVNVGGFMEYFVLQNTRLYLVMKMAEIISEGINKGLSKFFS; this is translated from the coding sequence ATGCTTCTGGAAAATCCACTTATCAAACCAAGAGACTTCAGAGTTCACATAGACGCTCCATACGCCCGGGAAATTTTTTCGGAATACTTTTTTAGAATGCTCAGCGAAACTCATGCTTCTTCGCCGGTGATAATACTTTGTATAGGAACAGACCGCTCCACGGGCGATTCCCTGGGCCCCCTGGTGGGGGAAATGTTAAAAAAATCCTGCAGCCATGCCAGGGTTCTGGGGACTTTGTCCGAGCCTGTCCATGCCGGGAATCTGGCAAAGGTGCTGGATGAAATAAATGAAAAATATCCGGACCCATTTATAATTGCCATAGACGCTTCCCTGGGCCGTTCCGAAAACGTGGGAACCATAAAGCTTGCACGGGGCTCCATAAAACCGGGCGCCGGAGTCAACAAGGACCTGCCCCCGGTAGGCAACTTTCACATCACCGGCATTGTAAATGTGGGTGGATTTATGGAATATTTCGTGTTGCAAAATACCCGCCTTTATCTGGTTATGAAAATGGCGGAGATCATTTCTGAAGGCATAAACAAGGGGCTCTCAAAATTTTTCAGCTAA
- a CDS encoding bactofilin family protein: MFGKKTEGVSMSMDKVDTILGAGTEFDGKIKAAGILRIEGKVEGEIESTGDVIITESGVVNADIKARHAVIAGAYSGNVLLEGKMEIRATGKVMGDIKVASLVIEDGGLLEGKCEMQNKAFDKSLKLVKNEQKAVN; encoded by the coding sequence ATGTTCGGCAAGAAAACTGAGGGGGTATCTATGAGCATGGACAAAGTTGACACTATTCTCGGTGCCGGCACAGAGTTCGACGGTAAGATAAAGGCAGCCGGTATTCTCAGGATCGAAGGAAAGGTCGAGGGAGAAATAGAAAGCACCGGTGATGTTATCATAACCGAAAGTGGTGTGGTAAATGCGGATATCAAAGCCCGCCATGCGGTCATAGCGGGTGCATACAGCGGAAATGTGTTGCTGGAGGGGAAGATGGAGATCAGGGCTACCGGCAAAGTAATGGGAGACATAAAAGTGGCCAGCCTCGTAATAGAAGATGGGGGCCTGCTGGAGGGAAAGTGTGAGATGCAGAATAAAGCCTTTGATAAAAGTTTAAAGCTGGTAAAAAATGAACAAAAAGCCGTGAATTAA
- a CDS encoding aminotransferase class V-fold PLP-dependent enzyme yields MIYFDNAATTWPKPEAVYDAVVNTMKNYGANPGRSGHRMALSAARIVYESRELLADFFNAKSPRDIVFTSNATEALNMAIKGVLKPGDHVITSSMEHNSVARPLFALQKIGVEWDVVKCDSRGFLDPEDVKKAIKPHTRLIAMTHASNLTGTILPVEEVGKIARERCILFLVDAAQTAGIIPIDVQRMNIDLLAFPGHKGLYGPQGTGGLYVREGVDITPIKEGGTGSLSEHLEQPRMLPDRLESGTLNTPGIAGLAAGVRFIKQKDIENIRTHEQKLTSKFLEGIKYKKGISLYGPGDPAHMCAVVSLNVMELDSSELAYLLDSKFDIQVRPGLHCSPLAHKTIGTGERGAVRFSFSVFNTEDEVDEALEALDIICSRI; encoded by the coding sequence ATGATATATTTCGATAATGCTGCCACCACATGGCCCAAACCGGAAGCTGTTTACGATGCCGTGGTGAATACCATGAAAAACTACGGGGCAAATCCCGGTAGAAGCGGCCACCGTATGGCTCTTTCTGCAGCCAGGATTGTATATGAATCGAGAGAACTCCTGGCAGATTTTTTTAATGCAAAAAGCCCCAGAGACATTGTATTTACATCCAATGCCACCGAAGCCCTCAACATGGCTATAAAAGGAGTATTAAAGCCCGGCGACCATGTCATAACCTCTTCCATGGAACACAATTCGGTGGCGCGTCCCCTTTTTGCCCTGCAGAAGATTGGTGTGGAATGGGATGTGGTGAAGTGCGATTCAAGAGGATTTCTGGACCCCGAGGATGTGAAAAAGGCCATAAAACCCCACACTCGCCTTATAGCCATGACCCATGCTTCTAATCTTACGGGCACCATCCTGCCTGTGGAAGAGGTGGGTAAAATTGCTCGGGAAAGGTGCATCCTCTTTCTGGTGGATGCGGCCCAGACCGCCGGGATTATCCCTATAGATGTGCAAAGGATGAATATTGACCTCCTGGCTTTCCCGGGCCACAAAGGGCTTTACGGCCCCCAGGGCACGGGAGGCCTCTATGTGCGGGAGGGAGTGGATATAACCCCCATCAAAGAGGGCGGCACCGGCAGCCTTTCAGAGCATCTGGAGCAGCCCCGTATGCTCCCCGACAGGCTGGAAAGCGGCACCCTCAATACCCCGGGTATAGCGGGCCTGGCGGCAGGGGTACGGTTTATAAAACAAAAAGACATTGAAAACATCAGGACCCACGAGCAAAAGCTCACCAGTAAATTCCTGGAAGGAATCAAATATAAAAAAGGTATTAGCCTTTACGGCCCCGGTGACCCGGCACACATGTGCGCAGTGGTTTCCCTGAACGTCATGGAACTTGACTCATCGGAACTGGCTTACCTGCTGGATAGTAAATTCGACATTCAGGTGCGCCCGGGGCTTCACTGCAGCCCCCTGGCCCATAAAACCATCGGCACCGGGGAAAGAGGAGCCGTGAGATTCAGCTTTTCGGTGTTTAACACTGAAGATGAGGTCGATGAGGCTCTGGAGGCGCTGGATATTATTTGCTCAAGGATTTGA
- a CDS encoding diacylglycerol/lipid kinase family protein, whose amino-acid sequence MKTLFVVNPVAGRGKCLKIWNNIKYHIKFPFDFVFTQAPGEAAEIAAGARNRGFTRVVAVGGDGTICEVGNGLALSDVEMGIIPAGTGNDFIRTIGIPQDPKDALAVLEQGHTQYIDLGRHEKGFFINVAGVGLDAEVARATNEDVKFLSGTPAYIFALITTLIHFSPRKAVVEVDGKTYHRKLWLAAVGNASFYGGGMMICPDALVDDGLLEVCLVNDMSRLEILRFLPRVFSGGHKSHPAFEVFRGKQVKISFEIPTAAHADGDCIGCTPVSFSIMPRALKVIGNNFTHFRG is encoded by the coding sequence ATGAAGACATTATTTGTTGTGAATCCCGTGGCAGGCAGGGGTAAATGCCTGAAAATCTGGAATAATATCAAGTACCATATAAAGTTTCCATTTGATTTTGTATTTACGCAAGCTCCGGGAGAGGCTGCGGAGATAGCAGCCGGAGCCAGGAACCGGGGTTTTACAAGGGTTGTTGCTGTGGGCGGTGATGGCACCATATGCGAAGTGGGCAACGGGCTTGCGCTTTCCGATGTGGAGATGGGAATTATTCCGGCGGGAACCGGTAATGATTTTATAAGGACCATCGGGATACCCCAGGACCCAAAGGATGCCCTGGCTGTGCTTGAGCAGGGCCATACCCAGTATATTGACCTGGGCAGGCATGAAAAAGGTTTTTTTATTAATGTGGCGGGAGTAGGGCTGGATGCTGAGGTGGCCAGAGCCACCAATGAGGATGTGAAATTTTTATCTGGAACTCCAGCATATATTTTTGCACTTATTACGACTCTTATACATTTTTCGCCAAGGAAAGCCGTAGTGGAAGTTGATGGAAAAACATACCACCGAAAGCTCTGGCTGGCAGCGGTGGGAAATGCAAGCTTTTACGGCGGGGGAATGATGATCTGCCCCGATGCTCTGGTGGATGATGGTCTGCTGGAAGTATGCCTGGTGAATGATATGAGCCGCCTGGAAATTTTAAGGTTTTTGCCCCGGGTCTTCAGTGGAGGCCATAAAAGCCATCCTGCATTTGAAGTTTTCAGAGGAAAACAGGTTAAAATAAGTTTTGAGATACCCACCGCAGCGCATGCCGATGGCGACTGCATCGGCTGTACGCCGGTAAGTTTTTCGATAATGCCCAGGGCTCTGAAGGTGATAGGGAATAATTTTACTCACTTCCGAGGATAA